In Cupriavidus basilensis, one genomic interval encodes:
- a CDS encoding branched-chain amino acid ABC transporter permease yields the protein MEFFVISLLNGVSYGLLLFMLSSGLTLIFSMMGVLNFAHASFYMLGAYFAYTIASKIGFWPALIFAPLLVAGAGALVERFGLRTVHKYGHVAELLFTFGLAYLIEEGVKLVWGLAAVPYRIPAELDGPLFTVFTSSFPKYRAFMMVVSLAMLVAIYLVLTRTRIGLVIQAALTHPEMVEALGHNVPRVFMMVFGGGAALAGLAGVIGGNAFITEPSMAAAVGSIIFVVAVVGGMGSLVGAFIASLLIGVLQTFAVTLDASLAGLLGSIGLQVTDSTPLSSLWKLTVAQVAPVLPYLLLVVMLIFRPRGLMGTREG from the coding sequence GTGGAATTCTTCGTCATTTCCCTATTGAACGGCGTCAGCTACGGGCTGTTGCTGTTCATGCTCTCTTCCGGGCTTACGCTGATCTTCAGCATGATGGGTGTGCTGAACTTCGCGCACGCCAGCTTCTACATGCTGGGCGCGTACTTTGCCTACACCATTGCCAGCAAGATCGGCTTCTGGCCCGCGCTGATCTTCGCGCCCCTGCTGGTGGCCGGCGCTGGCGCGCTGGTGGAGCGCTTCGGGCTGCGCACCGTGCACAAGTACGGGCACGTGGCAGAATTGCTGTTTACCTTCGGCCTGGCTTACCTGATCGAGGAAGGCGTGAAGCTGGTATGGGGCCTTGCCGCCGTACCCTACCGCATCCCTGCAGAGCTGGACGGGCCGTTGTTTACCGTATTCACGTCCTCGTTCCCCAAGTACCGCGCCTTCATGATGGTGGTGTCGCTGGCCATGCTGGTGGCGATCTACCTGGTGCTCACCCGCACCCGCATCGGGCTGGTGATCCAGGCCGCGCTGACGCATCCGGAAATGGTCGAGGCGCTTGGCCACAATGTGCCGCGCGTGTTCATGATGGTGTTCGGCGGTGGTGCCGCGCTGGCGGGGCTGGCCGGCGTGATCGGCGGCAATGCCTTTATCACCGAGCCGTCGATGGCGGCGGCGGTGGGATCGATCATCTTCGTGGTGGCGGTGGTGGGCGGCATGGGGTCTTTAGTGGGGGCGTTCATTGCCTCGCTGCTGATCGGCGTGCTGCAGACCTTTGCCGTCACGCTTGACGCCTCGCTGGCTGGCCTGCTGGGCTCGATCGGCCTGCAGGTTACCGACAGCACGCCGCTGTCTTCGCTATGGAAGCTCACGGTGGCGCAGGTTGCCCCGGTACTGCCGTATCTGTTGCTGGTGGTGATGCTGATCTTCCGCCCGCGTGGTTTGATGGGCACCAGGGAGGGTTGA
- a CDS encoding 3-(methylthio)propionyl-CoA ligase, whose amino-acid sequence MALMGQMMSEPLLISSIIKHAARHYGGTEIVSRRTEGDLHRYTYRDCELRARKLAQAIAALGVQSGDRVGTLAWNGYRHLEIYYGVSGSGAVCHTVNPRLFPEQVAYIINHAEDQYVFFDATFLPLVEGVAAHCPGVKGWVMMSDRSHMPAQAKVPLLCYEDLIDAQDGNYTWPQFDENTASSLCYTSGTTGNPKGALYSHRSTVLHSYASALPDALGCSARDVILPVVPMFHVNAWGLPYSVPLVGAKLVLPGAKLDGASLYELFEQEKVTFSAGVPTVWLGLLQYVQANNLKFSTFHRTVIGGSAAPPAMIRALKALGVETIHAWGMTEMSPLGTSCKLLARHNDLPEDEQQKIQEKQGRVIYGVDMKIVDGDGNELPWDGKAFGDLHVRGPWVIEHYYRNDASPLVDGWFPTGDVATIDPDGYMQITDRSKDVIKSGGEWISSIDIENVAAAHPAVHMAACISCYHPKWDERPLLVVMKKPGAEVTREELLTYFEGKVAKWWIPDDVAFVTEIPLTATGKMQKLKLREQFKDYRLPAA is encoded by the coding sequence ATGGCATTGATGGGTCAAATGATGAGCGAGCCCCTGCTCATTTCCTCCATCATCAAGCACGCCGCACGCCACTATGGCGGCACGGAAATCGTCTCGCGACGGACCGAAGGCGATCTGCACCGTTATACCTACCGCGATTGCGAGCTGCGCGCGCGCAAGCTGGCCCAGGCCATCGCCGCGCTGGGCGTGCAGTCGGGCGACCGTGTCGGCACGCTGGCCTGGAATGGCTATCGTCACCTGGAGATCTACTACGGCGTATCGGGCTCGGGAGCGGTATGCCATACCGTCAACCCGCGCCTGTTCCCAGAGCAGGTCGCCTACATCATCAACCATGCCGAAGACCAGTACGTGTTCTTCGACGCCACCTTCCTGCCGCTGGTCGAAGGCGTCGCGGCGCACTGCCCGGGCGTGAAGGGCTGGGTGATGATGAGCGACCGCTCGCACATGCCGGCACAGGCCAAGGTGCCGCTGCTGTGCTACGAGGACCTGATCGACGCGCAGGACGGCAACTACACGTGGCCGCAGTTCGATGAGAACACGGCCTCCAGCCTTTGCTACACCTCCGGCACCACCGGCAACCCCAAGGGCGCGCTGTATTCGCATCGCTCCACCGTGCTGCACTCCTACGCATCGGCGCTGCCGGACGCGCTGGGCTGTTCGGCGCGTGACGTGATCCTGCCCGTGGTGCCGATGTTCCACGTCAACGCCTGGGGCCTGCCGTATTCGGTGCCGCTGGTGGGCGCCAAGCTGGTGCTGCCGGGCGCCAAGCTCGACGGCGCCTCGCTTTACGAGTTGTTCGAGCAGGAGAAGGTGACCTTCTCGGCCGGCGTGCCCACGGTATGGCTGGGCCTGCTGCAGTATGTGCAGGCCAACAATCTCAAGTTCTCCACCTTCCATCGCACCGTGATCGGCGGCTCGGCGGCGCCGCCGGCCATGATCCGGGCGCTCAAGGCGCTCGGCGTGGAGACCATTCATGCCTGGGGCATGACGGAGATGTCCCCGCTGGGGACTTCCTGCAAGCTGCTGGCGCGCCACAACGACCTGCCGGAAGACGAACAGCAGAAGATCCAGGAAAAGCAGGGCCGCGTGATCTACGGCGTGGACATGAAGATCGTCGACGGCGACGGCAACGAGCTGCCCTGGGATGGCAAGGCGTTCGGCGACCTGCACGTGCGCGGCCCCTGGGTGATCGAGCACTACTACCGCAACGACGCGTCGCCACTGGTGGATGGCTGGTTCCCCACGGGCGACGTGGCCACCATCGACCCCGACGGCTACATGCAGATCACCGACCGCAGCAAGGACGTGATCAAGTCCGGCGGCGAGTGGATCTCCTCGATTGATATCGAGAACGTGGCGGCCGCCCACCCGGCGGTGCATATGGCGGCCTGCATTTCCTGCTATCACCCCAAGTGGGACGAGCGCCCGCTGCTGGTGGTGATGAAAAAGCCCGGCGCCGAGGTGACGCGCGAGGAATTGCTGACGTACTTCGAGGGCAAGGTCGCCAAATGGTGGATTCCCGACGACGTTGCCTTTGTCACCGAGATTCCGCTCACCGCTACCGGCAAGATGCAGAAACTCAAGCTGCGCGAGCAGTTCAAGGACTACCGCCTGCCGGCAGCCTGA
- a CDS encoding branched-chain amino acid ABC transporter substrate-binding protein, which translates to MIRLRPLVAATAIFAAMGSGVAAADTVKIAFIDPLSGLMAPVGQNQLKSWQFVADIANQKNWGGGNKFEVVGFDNKLSPQESLTILKQAVDQGIRYIVQGNGSSVGLALEDAVAKHNERNPGKEIIYLNYAAVDPDMTNSKCNYWHFRLDANSDMKMEALTTFLAKDPNVKKVYLINQNYSFGHQVARAAKDYLKRKRPDIQIVGDDLHPLAQVKDFAPYAAKIKASGADTVITGNWGSDLALLIKAGKDAGLTTNYYTYYGATTGVPTAMGPTEAGRVKYVGYYNPNNKGFKGGDVIEGFKKKYNDDFYVMAAYTGIAMLGKAFTDTKSTDPVKVAKALEGMKAESLNGTVEMRGSDHQAQQSLVVATWTKVDGKEIKFDQENTGFGWKTDALLDQYVAAQPTSCQMKRPG; encoded by the coding sequence ATGATCAGATTGCGTCCGCTCGTGGCCGCCACGGCCATTTTCGCGGCAATGGGTTCCGGGGTTGCGGCTGCCGATACGGTGAAGATCGCCTTTATCGACCCGCTGTCCGGCCTGATGGCGCCGGTGGGGCAGAACCAGCTGAAGAGCTGGCAGTTCGTCGCGGACATCGCCAACCAGAAGAACTGGGGGGGCGGGAACAAGTTTGAAGTGGTTGGCTTTGACAACAAGCTCTCGCCACAGGAAAGCCTGACCATCCTCAAGCAGGCGGTGGACCAGGGTATCCGCTATATCGTGCAGGGCAACGGTTCCTCCGTGGGCCTGGCGCTGGAAGACGCGGTGGCCAAGCATAATGAGCGCAATCCGGGCAAGGAGATCATCTACCTGAACTACGCCGCGGTGGACCCGGACATGACCAATAGCAAGTGCAACTACTGGCATTTCCGGCTCGACGCCAACTCCGACATGAAGATGGAGGCGCTGACCACCTTCCTGGCCAAGGATCCCAACGTCAAGAAGGTCTACCTGATCAACCAGAACTACTCCTTCGGCCACCAGGTGGCGCGCGCCGCCAAGGACTACCTGAAGCGCAAGCGTCCGGACATCCAGATCGTCGGCGACGACCTGCACCCGCTGGCCCAGGTCAAGGACTTTGCCCCGTACGCGGCCAAGATCAAGGCCTCCGGCGCAGACACCGTGATCACCGGCAACTGGGGCAGCGACCTGGCCCTGCTGATCAAGGCCGGCAAGGACGCGGGCCTGACCACCAACTACTACACCTACTACGGCGCCACCACCGGCGTGCCGACCGCCATGGGACCGACGGAAGCCGGACGTGTCAAGTACGTCGGCTACTACAACCCCAACAACAAGGGCTTCAAGGGCGGCGATGTCATCGAAGGCTTCAAGAAGAAGTACAACGACGACTTCTACGTGATGGCCGCCTACACCGGCATCGCCATGCTGGGCAAGGCGTTCACGGACACCAAGTCGACCGATCCGGTCAAGGTGGCCAAGGCGCTCGAAGGCATGAAGGCCGAGAGCCTGAACGGTACGGTGGAGATGCGCGGCTCGGACCACCAGGCCCAGCAATCGCTCGTGGTGGCTACCTGGACCAAGGTTGACGGCAAGGAGATCAAGTTCGACCAGGAAAACACCGGCTTTGGCTGGAAGACCGATGCGCTGTTGGACCAGTATGTGGCAGCGCAGCCGACTTCCTGCCAGATGAAGCGCCCGGGCTAA